Below is a genomic region from Henckelia pumila isolate YLH828 chromosome 3, ASM3356847v2, whole genome shotgun sequence.
ATTTTCCCAAAACTATTTAGTTTCCTATTGGAATTCATATTCAATTCActctatatataatatttacacAGGTCACCTTGATcgatatatatatttcacacattATTACAACAGCAAAATTGTTGATCTCCGGCCGATATATGCTACAAACCGTAAGCATGACAAATTCTTGCAACGTCGAATTCTACGATGAGAGCATCCACACTACCGTCACCGACGATCCGACTACCGTAAGCCTGTGGCTACGGCATACGCAATTCATCCACCGTCGTCTCCTCCACCTCATCGCCGGCCTCGACGTTGAGTGGCGTCCCAGTTTCACTAGCGGGGGACGGTACCCTGTCGCAGTGCTTCAAATTTGCGTGGGCCGTCGCTGCTTAATCTATCAAATGCTCTACTCTGGATACATTCCACACTCCCTCGCGCGGTTCATCGCGAATCCCTTCATCACTTTTGTGGGAGTGGGAGTGAAGGAAGACTTGAAAAAATTAGAGAGGGACTACGGATTGGGGAACCATGCAAAGTTCGTGGACTTGAGGGAGTTGGCGGCATATGTTTACGATAGAACGGAATTGCGGCTGGCGGGGTTGAAGTCTTTGGCGAATGTGGTGCTGGGGAAAGACATGGAGAAGCCCAAGGATGTGACGCTCAGCCGGTGGGATTACAGGCGGCTCACCACCGCGCAAGTCCGGTACGCTTGCCTCGATGCGTTTGTGTCGTTTGAAATCGGCAGAATATTGACAGCCTCAGTACTAATTACTTAGGTATAGGCCTATTATGCATGCAGCCGAGTAGTTAGATTTTACATTATTTGTTCCAAGCAGATCATAGCGTTACTCTTTAGCTAAATTTGCTTGCCAGAGTAGCTGTTCTCCTATTACATCCTGCAAAACTTGTATAAATTAATCGAATGTAAGGGGAAGTAtttgaataataatttaatcaaaTGGAAGATTAGTATTTGAATGATAGCTTAGTTAGttatattgaaatatatatatttaatagccGTGAACAAATATTTTGGTTATTTCGAAATCTGCTGCATCAAACATCTCATATTACATGGGAGATGACAAATACTGAACAAGGAAAATTATCGGAACTACATGTATCTGCAAATTTAACAGAGGAACATGTTTTTATTAGCttgaatatttaaaaaattctaAAGTTACTCAAAGGGCGATCAATTAACAGCAAATTCAGTCATCTCGTACTTCGTTCATGGAACTCTGTCGCTACTTTCGGTGATCGAGCTTCCATTATACATTCACTGGATTATCAAACTGGGTTTCTCCTTTCCGAGTTTCTGCAGTCTTCTGCAATGTATCTAGATGTGTCGATGATTTGTCCGGCTGTGATTCGTCGTCGTCCAAAGGAGGGCACGATCTTCCGCTCGCTTGGAcaagattttttatggtggttatatgttctttatccttcaGCAAGGATTCTAATGTAACGTGAACTcctgaaaaaaaatgaaacaacACGATAATAACATGAGTCGCTTTCTGcgagaaaaggaaaaacagggGGAGACATGGTGAGAGAATGAAACATACGGTATCTCCAGTAGTGTTTTGGGTTCGAAGGGTCGTTTATTGTTTCCTCTACGGCTGGCCGTGTCATGTATTCTTCTTTCAGTGCTAGCAAATCCTGCAAGAGTTTTATACTAATATTAGTTTGTGAAGAATCAAAGAATGCCAGGCGGTTTGAAAAAAATACTTATAACATAATTATAAGTATGACATCTCTATCGCCAAAATTCAAGCAAGCTATAGGATCGAACGATTGACACTCAACCCAGAAAGCAATTGACGGTAAACATGCCATTCAAATCTTTTACCATGGATAAAAGCCCAAAGGGCATCTTTTACAATGGGTCAATTGTTGCTATCCATCACTGCCAACTCAAAATCACTTTAATGaaaagcatgcatagtaatcagATAAAGTGAAACTTTCAAAGAAAACTGTGTTCTCGGTTTAAGAAAACATTGATTTTAGGACATGTACCCAGCAAATCCATTACTCGCAAGGTAATGTGCCAGCATGCTTAGCAGATGTGtcatttgtttctttgaaatatcataTTTAGAAATGCACACATGAAATAAACTGTAGATTGATTAATATACCTGAAGTGGGAAAATTGACCACATTGATGGCGCTTCAACATGCTGCCTCAATATGAAACGTGCGACCTCAGGAGTGCATTCATCGGGCGGCACCGAGTCAGTGCCTACAAAGGTCTTGAAATATCTGACTCGTCTTTCTTGATCTTCTTCCCACCAAGCACGCATAGTGGAACAGTTGTGACACGATGGAGCACATAC
It encodes:
- the LOC140893380 gene encoding 4-alpha-glucanotransferase DPE2-like: MQELGLIGLRIQRMPAESGLEFGIPSQYSYMTVCAPSCHNCSTMRAWWEEDQERRVRYFKTFVGTDSVPPDECTPEVARFILRQHVEAPSMWSIFPLQDLLALKEEYMTRPAVEETINDPSNPKHYWRYRVHVTLESLLKDKEHITTIKNLVQASGRSCPPLDDDESQPDKSSTHLDTLQKTAETRKGETQFDNPVNV
- the LOC140890050 gene encoding 3'-5' exonuclease-like, with protein sequence MTNSCNVEFYDESIHTTVTDDPTTVSLWLRHTQFIHRRLLHLIAGLDVEWRPSFTSGGRYPVAVLQICVGRRCLIYQMLYSGYIPHSLARFIANPFITFVGVGVKEDLKKLERDYGLGNHAKFVDLRELAAYVYDRTELRLAGLKSLANVVLGKDMEKPKDVTLSRWDYRRLTTAQVRYACLDAFVSFEIGRILTASVLIT